A window of the Roseovarius sp. S88 genome harbors these coding sequences:
- a CDS encoding 6,7-dimethyl-8-ribityllumazine synthase codes for MAEKEYTLPRATFDKPVKLLIVVAPFYRDIADMLIAGAVSEIEASGGAHDLIEVPGALEVPTAIGMAERMSNYDGYVALGCVIRGATTHYETVCNDSSRGITLLGLQGLCVGNGILTVENRDQAVERADPARMNKGAGAAAAALHLIALERKWGAARKGVGFKPASEKYRLAGETKGDPTA; via the coding sequence ATGGCTGAAAAAGAATACACTCTGCCCCGCGCCACCTTTGACAAGCCTGTGAAACTTCTGATCGTGGTGGCGCCGTTTTATCGCGACATCGCAGATATGCTGATTGCGGGCGCTGTGTCGGAAATAGAGGCATCGGGCGGGGCGCATGATCTGATTGAGGTGCCCGGTGCCTTGGAAGTGCCAACCGCCATCGGCATGGCCGAGCGGATGAGCAACTATGACGGATATGTCGCTCTCGGCTGTGTGATCCGGGGCGCCACGACGCACTATGAGACCGTGTGCAATGACAGCAGCCGGGGGATCACATTGCTCGGTTTGCAGGGGCTGTGTGTTGGCAATGGCATCCTGACCGTGGAAAACCGCGATCAGGCTGTGGAACGTGCCGATCCGGCCCGGATGAACAAAGGCGCAGGCGCGGCCGCGGCGGCGCTGCATCTCATCGCACTGGAACGCAAGTGGGGCGCTGCGCGCAAAGGTGTGGGCTTCAAACCTGCCAGCGAAAAATACCGGTTGGCAGGAGAAACCAAAGGCGACCCCACGGCATGA